In Acidovorax sp. GBBC 1281, a single window of DNA contains:
- a CDS encoding TIGR03751 family conjugal transfer lipoprotein, with protein sequence MVSNDPIPMTSRLMPTALLSLALLGSGCSVTGNRESPINEVTRGSPTVLDIYRGKAVAKDDKGALTVPTQTAQDRLRGASTARPIAAGDADTQRYWSALEPMRQRFARVPNPDLVMVVYPHLARGTYPVPGYVTTFPMYEQTFYALPGEVEQDLQAGRALRPDAGATTANSTR encoded by the coding sequence ATGGTCTCGAATGACCCCATCCCGATGACATCACGTCTGATGCCCACAGCCTTGCTGTCCCTGGCCCTGCTGGGCTCCGGCTGTTCTGTCACCGGAAACCGGGAATCGCCCATCAACGAGGTCACCCGTGGCAGCCCGACCGTGCTGGACATCTACCGCGGCAAGGCCGTGGCCAAGGATGACAAGGGTGCCCTCACCGTCCCCACGCAGACCGCGCAGGACCGCCTGCGCGGGGCATCGACCGCGCGGCCCATTGCTGCGGGCGACGCCGACACCCAGCGTTACTGGTCTGCCCTGGAGCCCATGCGCCAGCGATTTGCCCGCGTGCCCAACCCCGATCTGGTCATGGTGGTCTATCCGCATCTGGCGCGCGGCACCTACCCGGTGCCGGGTTACGTGACCACGTTTCCGATGTACGAGCAGACGTTCTACGCGCTGCCGGGAGAGGTCGAGCAGGACCTGCAGGCGGGTCGTGCCCTGCGTCCGGACGCGGGCGCGACTACAGCCAATAGCACTCGCTGA
- a CDS encoding conjugative transfer ATPase yields MLLDLIRPKRAPGSPAEGAAATTTSSSSSNGQTVAQRRRMALRPPSFTDMLPYVAYESEDKVFVLKDGATLGAMFELSAIPTEAQAAHVLAEHALKVQEALQALPESDASPWIVQFFASDDRNLGPLTGVLRDYIAEQHKDYPERCRAILDSRFTQSVLSEMSRHLDLVSRPQGLFTDTLVTGQVWRGQMRRVRCCIYKRFAGLADDPAPPTAQIESVAITLMSTFGEAGVAARRCTGRDLYEWLLPFFNRAVPWASTPTDLMRQAPYPGDDSAQAGEAPLFGCDLSDLLNLSPPRSDLAAGTFEFDGMPVKALALQSMRSQPQTGHFSAELQSGKESFARLDRLPAGAMLSISLTVQPQHQLERHIERIRDASRAKSAAAMETHRECEHVLARMVQGDKLYPMMMTLYVSGHDTADLEQQISQVNALLVPSGLRFIDSRHDLVPLDTFMRGLPFNFDPAFDNRSLRRSRLTFASHAAALLPVYGRARGTPHPGMWFWNRGGEPLWLDPLNRRDRKKNAHMLVLGPTGAGKSATLNYLAMMTMAIHKPRLVIVDAGRSFELLLAYFKGMGLSTHHVTLTSEADVSLPPFVHALRLLDDPDVMSSYNAAEQQARVNAGVPDDEGIDILIGEAHESPVGAQAGKQAEASPDEDQDDDGTERRDLLGEMLIAAIMMITGGEEQEVARMGRADRYLVSRAIIRASVRCKREGRTHPLTQDVAIELMGMHRDETLSGPRQMRAEEMGQSMMTFTQALRGKLFNREGQDWPDADVTLIEMGTLTQDGYGDALAVAYTSLIDSVQSRGERTQAEGRPIVFLTDEGHLITTNELLGPKIAKGTKMWRKLNIWFWLATQNLQDFPDSMERVLSMCEYWMLLTMDRSEIAEVARFRSLTPEQRHLMESARKEPPKYTEGVIISALGQMLFRNVPPALPIALAMTEGHEKAHRRRLMDQHGCTELEAAMLVAEELARARG; encoded by the coding sequence ATGCTCCTCGATCTGATCCGACCCAAGCGCGCGCCCGGCTCCCCTGCCGAGGGCGCAGCCGCGACCACCACCTCCTCATCCTCCTCCAATGGCCAGACCGTCGCGCAGCGCCGGCGCATGGCCCTGCGCCCGCCCTCCTTCACCGACATGCTGCCCTATGTCGCCTACGAGAGCGAGGACAAGGTGTTCGTGCTCAAGGACGGCGCCACCCTCGGCGCGATGTTCGAGCTGTCCGCCATCCCCACCGAGGCGCAGGCCGCGCACGTGCTCGCCGAACATGCTCTCAAGGTGCAGGAAGCCCTGCAGGCGCTCCCCGAGTCGGACGCCTCCCCCTGGATCGTCCAGTTCTTCGCCAGCGACGACCGCAATCTCGGCCCTCTGACGGGGGTGCTGCGTGACTACATCGCCGAGCAGCACAAGGACTACCCCGAGCGCTGCCGCGCCATCCTGGATTCGCGCTTCACCCAGTCGGTCCTGTCGGAGATGTCCCGGCACCTGGATCTGGTATCCCGCCCGCAAGGCCTGTTCACCGACACCCTGGTGACGGGCCAGGTCTGGCGCGGCCAGATGCGGCGCGTGCGCTGCTGCATCTACAAGCGCTTCGCGGGCCTGGCCGACGACCCGGCGCCGCCCACCGCGCAGATCGAGTCGGTGGCCATCACCCTCATGTCCACCTTCGGCGAGGCCGGCGTGGCCGCGCGCCGCTGCACCGGCCGCGACCTCTACGAGTGGCTCCTGCCTTTCTTCAACCGGGCCGTGCCCTGGGCCAGCACGCCCACCGACCTGATGCGCCAGGCGCCCTACCCCGGCGACGACAGCGCGCAGGCAGGAGAGGCGCCCCTGTTCGGCTGCGACCTGTCGGACCTGCTCAATCTATCGCCCCCCAGATCCGACCTCGCCGCCGGCACCTTCGAGTTCGACGGTATGCCCGTCAAGGCCCTGGCCTTGCAGAGCATGCGCAGTCAGCCGCAAACCGGCCACTTCTCGGCCGAGTTGCAAAGCGGCAAGGAGAGCTTCGCACGCCTGGACCGCCTGCCCGCCGGCGCCATGCTCTCCATCTCCCTCACCGTGCAGCCGCAGCACCAGTTGGAGCGCCACATCGAGCGCATCCGGGACGCCTCCCGCGCCAAGTCCGCCGCGGCCATGGAAACGCACCGCGAGTGCGAGCATGTCCTTGCCCGGATGGTGCAAGGGGACAAGCTCTACCCCATGATGATGACGCTCTACGTGAGCGGACACGACACCGCCGACCTGGAGCAGCAGATCTCCCAGGTCAATGCGCTGCTCGTGCCCTCAGGCCTGCGGTTCATCGATTCCAGGCACGACCTGGTGCCCCTGGACACCTTCATGCGTGGGCTGCCCTTCAACTTCGATCCGGCATTCGACAACCGTTCACTGCGCCGCTCACGCCTGACCTTCGCCTCCCACGCCGCCGCGCTGCTGCCCGTGTATGGACGGGCGCGCGGGACTCCCCACCCGGGCATGTGGTTCTGGAACCGCGGCGGCGAACCGCTCTGGCTCGATCCGCTGAACCGGCGGGACAGGAAGAAGAACGCGCACATGCTCGTGCTGGGCCCTACGGGCGCGGGCAAGTCGGCCACGCTGAACTACCTGGCCATGATGACCATGGCCATCCACAAGCCTCGCCTTGTGATCGTGGACGCGGGCCGCTCCTTCGAGCTGCTGCTCGCGTACTTCAAGGGCATGGGCCTGTCCACCCACCATGTCACGCTCACGAGCGAAGCGGACGTATCGCTGCCGCCCTTCGTGCATGCCCTGCGGCTGCTGGACGATCCCGATGTCATGTCCTCCTACAACGCCGCCGAGCAGCAGGCCCGGGTCAACGCCGGCGTGCCGGACGACGAGGGCATCGACATTCTGATCGGTGAAGCGCACGAGAGTCCGGTCGGCGCGCAGGCGGGCAAGCAGGCCGAGGCCTCGCCCGACGAAGACCAGGATGACGACGGGACGGAGCGGCGCGATCTGCTGGGGGAGATGCTGATTGCCGCCATCATGATGATCACCGGCGGCGAGGAGCAGGAGGTGGCCCGCATGGGCCGCGCCGACCGCTACCTCGTCTCGCGGGCGATCATCCGCGCGTCCGTGCGCTGCAAAAGGGAAGGCCGCACGCACCCGCTGACCCAGGACGTGGCCATCGAACTCATGGGCATGCACCGCGACGAGACGCTTTCCGGCCCGCGCCAGATGCGCGCGGAGGAAATGGGCCAGTCCATGATGACCTTCACGCAGGCGCTGCGCGGCAAGCTCTTCAATCGCGAGGGACAGGACTGGCCGGACGCGGACGTGACCCTCATCGAGATGGGAACGCTCACGCAGGATGGCTACGGCGACGCCCTGGCGGTGGCCTACACCAGCCTCATCGACTCGGTGCAGTCGCGCGGCGAGCGCACGCAGGCCGAGGGCCGCCCCATCGTCTTCCTGACCGACGAAGGCCACTTGATCACCACCAACGAGTTGCTGGGCCCGAAGATCGCCAAGGGCACCAAGATGTGGCGCAAGCTGAACATCTGGTTCTGGCTGGCGACGCAGAATTTGCAGGATTTCCCGGACTCGATGGAGCGGGTGCTGTCCATGTGCGAATACTGGATGCTGCTCACCATGGACCGATCGGAGATCGCCGAGGTCGCGCGGTTTCGGAGCCTCACGCCCGAGCAGCGCCATCTGATGGAGTCCGCCCGCAAGGAGCCGCCCAAGTACACCGAGGGCGTCATCATCTCGGCGCTCGGCCAGATGCTGTTTCGCAACGTGCCGCCTGCGCTGCCGATCGCCCTCGCCATGACCGAGGGCCACGAGAAGGCGCACCGGCGCCGTCTCATGGACCAGCACGGCTGCACCGAACTGGAGGCGGCCATGCTTGTGGCCGAGGAACTCGCGCGGGCACGCGGATGA
- a CDS encoding TIGR03757 family integrating conjugative element protein has translation MTASLAQAQVILGDDLYRGITQVEVFANSAMFVTPQRSDRFKLDIYRLDAMSSVQQSINQGLPQNEADARAWLVANEARIRRQVQPVVANAANGITLAMHYRIDRLPAIVVNRQTVVFGMTDVNAALAAFQRARASSVSASGSRGVQ, from the coding sequence ATGACGGCCTCCCTTGCCCAAGCTCAGGTCATCCTGGGCGATGACCTGTACCGGGGCATCACGCAAGTGGAGGTGTTCGCCAACTCGGCCATGTTCGTCACGCCCCAGCGTTCGGACCGATTCAAGCTCGACATCTACCGCCTGGACGCCATGTCCAGCGTTCAGCAGTCCATCAACCAGGGATTGCCGCAAAACGAGGCCGATGCCCGCGCGTGGCTCGTTGCGAACGAAGCGCGCATCCGCCGGCAGGTGCAGCCCGTGGTCGCCAACGCGGCCAATGGCATCACCCTGGCGATGCACTATCGCATCGACCGGCTGCCGGCCATCGTCGTGAACCGCCAGACCGTGGTGTTCGGGATGACGGACGTGAATGCCGCGCTGGCCGCGTTCCAGCGCGCCCGGGCATCCTCTGTGTCGGCCTCTGGATCGAGGGGCGTGCAATAA
- a CDS encoding TraU family protein encodes MAPSTALAQTTNTVAILTATLQSFPSCLSYQVKGMCFFLRCNIKGCTVLYSIRMSHYLPDAIVSTYNDPLMHPWLEVGKPIATAMAGVGSAMAGMPLDSAADTARDDTEITTFKGADAIGNPVGMVASTLSTGTLPNVPSVFGIPGISELMEFPTEELPNIQREWMSVPMDAANSVLQGAANLAKAPMDIIGKITSLPGRLSQLQSAAGNVGSFLGSSSGLATLGMDAAALAGIDLGPLQQVVSIASLAGGSMDLGPGGLFCPGGASAFGLHYQSELDALFWRGILPVEMLYASSWVPTRNEVSHSGITSTWGSIYPRTGEVVQQHPVKASAVLAERVASIIKKRAQPHIYKRLETSGNFKYFSSIEDSDTRWSMVYPRTTPSCVRFGENDSLSLLSFGDGRTSAVNGYVWNLWNKYDCCQRRGIYLFSVP; translated from the coding sequence ATGGCGCCCAGCACGGCCTTGGCGCAGACCACCAACACCGTGGCGATCCTGACCGCCACCTTGCAATCCTTCCCCAGTTGCCTGTCCTACCAGGTCAAGGGCATGTGCTTCTTCCTGCGCTGCAACATCAAGGGCTGTACGGTCCTCTACTCGATCCGCATGAGCCACTACCTGCCCGATGCGATCGTGAGCACCTACAACGATCCGCTGATGCACCCCTGGCTGGAGGTGGGCAAGCCGATCGCCACCGCCATGGCGGGCGTCGGCTCGGCGATGGCCGGCATGCCGCTGGATTCCGCGGCCGATACCGCGCGGGACGACACCGAGATCACCACCTTCAAGGGGGCGGACGCCATCGGCAACCCCGTGGGCATGGTGGCGAGCACGCTCTCCACCGGGACGCTGCCGAACGTGCCCTCCGTGTTCGGCATCCCAGGGATCTCGGAGTTGATGGAGTTCCCCACCGAAGAACTGCCCAACATCCAGCGCGAATGGATGTCCGTGCCCATGGATGCGGCCAATTCGGTCCTGCAGGGTGCGGCGAATCTTGCCAAGGCCCCCATGGACATCATCGGCAAGATCACGAGCCTGCCCGGGCGCCTGTCGCAGCTGCAGTCCGCGGCCGGCAACGTCGGCAGCTTCCTGGGCTCCAGCAGTGGTCTGGCTACCCTGGGCATGGATGCCGCGGCGCTGGCGGGCATCGACCTGGGGCCGCTGCAGCAGGTCGTGTCGATCGCATCGCTTGCCGGCGGCAGCATGGACCTGGGGCCGGGCGGTCTTTTTTGCCCAGGCGGCGCCTCCGCGTTCGGACTGCACTACCAGTCGGAACTCGATGCGCTGTTCTGGCGCGGCATCCTGCCGGTGGAGATGCTGTACGCATCCTCCTGGGTGCCCACCCGCAACGAGGTGAGCCACTCGGGGATCACCAGTACCTGGGGCAGCATCTACCCGCGCACGGGCGAGGTGGTCCAGCAGCACCCGGTCAAGGCCTCGGCCGTACTGGCCGAGCGCGTGGCCAGCATCATCAAGAAGCGCGCCCAACCCCACATCTACAAGCGCCTGGAGACCAGCGGCAACTTCAAGTATTTCTCATCCATCGAGGACTCCGACACCCGCTGGTCGATGGTCTATCCCCGCACCACCCCCAGTTGCGTGCGGTTCGGCGAGAACGACTCCCTGTCCCTGCTGTCCTTCGGTGATGGCCGCACCAGCGCCGTCAACGGCTACGTCTGGAACCTCTGGAACAAGTACGACTGCTGCCAGCGACGCGGCATCTACCTGTTCTCGGTTCCCTGA
- a CDS encoding integrating conjugative element protein, producing MRFISISKSPWRPHALAAALALASMGTTSALHAQPVSNSTLYYRMGGGTPGGAANNRGQTSQALGLQANLRLNYSCGKFDVGMSWGNIMNNISRLGQQVTNAVQAGIASLPLYVLQRAQPGLYQLFQNYSQKADLLVASSLKTCEETEAMIRAGQNPYEDWIKMAKGDAWKVKANTSGDIVQAKIDINKNEEAQRTGVNWVFGQKAGGINSLPLRPIRDLSVAGYNATLNKSVTTSSSTSYTGSTDKSTRLVQAFASPDDLARFTTEVLGDKRVYTCSQSADCPVATAVTTASGLGPKYEAEVDQVLPKLQAMAGAPSGSPYADLNTIAAPGMAISPQLLDALRKLPPDTRGIAVTRLGQELAMHRVIDKALVARAVLLTGLSLPEVTAAGDAMRDTQSQIDRLTQFINDLMFEARIRKELTSDTALAIMGSQFQADSRSMRVPDGRAADPQPMENGRVKVTP from the coding sequence ATGCGATTCATCTCGATCTCGAAATCCCCATGGCGCCCTCACGCGCTGGCCGCGGCGCTTGCCCTGGCCAGCATGGGCACAACATCGGCCTTGCATGCACAGCCGGTTTCCAACTCCACCCTGTACTACCGCATGGGCGGCGGCACGCCGGGCGGTGCGGCCAACAACCGCGGGCAGACCTCCCAGGCCCTGGGCCTGCAGGCCAATCTGCGCCTGAACTACTCCTGCGGAAAGTTCGATGTGGGCATGTCCTGGGGCAACATCATGAACAACATCTCGCGGCTGGGTCAGCAGGTGACCAATGCCGTGCAGGCGGGGATCGCCTCGCTGCCGCTGTACGTCCTGCAGCGTGCCCAGCCGGGCCTGTACCAGCTCTTCCAGAACTACAGCCAGAAGGCGGATCTGCTGGTCGCCTCCTCCCTCAAGACCTGTGAGGAAACCGAGGCGATGATCCGCGCCGGCCAGAATCCCTACGAGGACTGGATCAAGATGGCCAAGGGCGATGCCTGGAAGGTCAAGGCCAATACGTCCGGCGACATCGTGCAGGCCAAGATCGACATCAACAAGAACGAGGAGGCGCAGCGCACGGGCGTGAACTGGGTGTTCGGCCAGAAGGCCGGCGGCATCAACTCGCTTCCCCTTCGCCCCATCCGCGATCTCTCGGTGGCGGGCTACAACGCCACGCTGAACAAGTCCGTCACGACCTCCTCCAGCACCAGCTATACCGGCTCGACCGACAAGTCCACGCGCCTAGTGCAGGCCTTCGCATCGCCGGACGACCTGGCCCGGTTCACCACCGAGGTGCTGGGCGACAAGCGCGTCTATACCTGCTCACAAAGCGCGGACTGCCCGGTCGCGACGGCGGTGACCACGGCGTCCGGCCTGGGCCCGAAGTACGAAGCGGAGGTGGACCAGGTGCTGCCGAAGCTGCAGGCCATGGCGGGCGCCCCCTCGGGCAGTCCCTACGCCGATCTGAACACGATCGCCGCGCCCGGCATGGCCATCAGCCCGCAGCTGCTGGACGCGCTGCGCAAGCTGCCTCCCGACACACGCGGCATCGCCGTGACCCGGCTCGGCCAGGAGTTGGCGATGCACCGGGTGATCGACAAGGCGCTGGTAGCACGTGCCGTGCTGCTCACGGGCCTGAGCCTGCCCGAGGTGACGGCCGCGGGCGACGCCATGCGGGACACGCAGTCGCAGATCGACCGCCTGACGCAATTCATCAACGACCTGATGTTCGAGGCCCGGATTCGCAAGGAGCTGACCTCCGACACGGCCCTGGCCATCATGGGCAGCCAGTTCCAGGCCGATTCGCGCTCGATGCGCGTGCCCGATGGGCGGGCAGCCGATCCCCAGCCGATGGAGAACGGCCGCGTAAAGGTGACGCCATGA
- a CDS encoding conjugal transfer protein TraG N-terminal domain-containing protein, with the protein MQLDSYLEIFTTMYGWAFANIIGEVITGTGLIIVPFAVILFNAWREAKEQGLESAGVLPLLESVGTKIIVALFVMSLCFATTPITSLSSVNLSYMPSATPQEPNPTLVLRNGGTGSGYDAAMKDASDGTMSTAGNLSQMPAWWFSTMAISSGIKRAVRAGIRSGDRQIRMVEDMARNATIQDPRVLNAIQRFYSECFIPARSRYLAAASGALSPTGQSLVAVDNKEYGPTDVDWIGSQLFRTESGYYADMRSYNPVPDFPVDFSRDIGFVAQSDAARW; encoded by the coding sequence ATGCAGCTCGACAGCTACCTCGAAATCTTCACCACCATGTACGGGTGGGCCTTCGCCAACATCATCGGCGAGGTGATCACCGGCACCGGCCTGATCATCGTGCCCTTCGCAGTCATCCTCTTTAACGCTTGGCGCGAGGCCAAGGAGCAGGGCTTGGAGAGCGCCGGCGTGCTGCCCCTCCTGGAGAGCGTGGGCACGAAGATCATCGTCGCACTGTTCGTAATGTCGCTGTGCTTCGCCACGACGCCCATCACGTCGCTCAGCTCCGTCAACCTGAGCTACATGCCGAGCGCAACGCCCCAGGAGCCCAACCCCACCCTGGTCTTGCGCAACGGCGGCACGGGCTCGGGCTACGACGCGGCGATGAAGGATGCGTCGGACGGCACCATGAGCACGGCGGGCAACCTCTCCCAGATGCCGGCCTGGTGGTTCTCCACCATGGCCATCTCCTCGGGCATCAAGCGCGCCGTGCGCGCCGGCATTCGATCGGGCGACCGGCAGATCCGCATGGTCGAGGACATGGCACGCAACGCGACCATCCAGGACCCGCGCGTGCTCAACGCCATCCAGCGCTTCTACAGCGAGTGCTTCATCCCGGCCCGAAGCCGCTACTTGGCGGCCGCCAGCGGCGCCCTTTCGCCGACAGGGCAAAGCCTCGTGGCGGTGGACAACAAGGAGTACGGCCCCACGGACGTGGACTGGATCGGCAGCCAGCTGTTTCGCACGGAGTCGGGCTACTACGCCGACATGCGTTCGTACAACCCGGTGCCGGATTTCCCGGTGGATTTCTCCCGGGACATCGGCTTTGTTGCACAAAGCGATGCAGCTCGCTGGTAG
- a CDS encoding IS5 family transposase, which translates to MSEGKKMRTRYRTTNWAQYNAALKARGSLTMWLDRGMQWLAEPKGKRGRNQTFSDAAIQFCLSIKCLFGQPLRQALGMVQSLLKLAGVNWPVPDFSTVCRRQKDLQVQLNYQPRSSPLHLLVDSTGIKFLGEGECKRKRHGAEYRREWRKVHLGIDAQTLEIRAIEVTSNAIGDAPMLPQLLAQIEVDEPIASVSVSADGAYDTRACLDTIARRGAQAVIPPRKNASFWKRASPGSASRNEAVRACRRLGWRIWKSWSGYHRRSLVETKMHCFKRLGERVMARTFERQVVELHVRVALLNRFSQLGRPETVAVAAVA; encoded by the coding sequence ATGAGTGAAGGCAAGAAGATGCGGACCCGCTACCGCACGACAAACTGGGCACAGTACAACGCGGCATTGAAGGCCCGTGGATCGCTGACGATGTGGCTGGATAGGGGGATGCAGTGGCTGGCTGAGCCCAAAGGCAAACGCGGTCGCAACCAAACGTTCTCGGATGCCGCGATCCAGTTCTGTCTGAGCATCAAGTGCCTGTTTGGTCAGCCCCTTCGCCAAGCGCTTGGCATGGTCCAAAGCCTGCTCAAGCTGGCTGGGGTGAACTGGCCGGTCCCTGACTTCAGCACGGTCTGTCGGCGCCAAAAGGATCTGCAAGTCCAACTGAACTACCAGCCGAGGAGCTCACCGCTGCACCTGCTGGTGGACAGCACAGGCATTAAGTTCCTGGGAGAAGGTGAATGCAAGCGCAAAAGGCACGGGGCCGAATACCGGCGCGAATGGCGTAAGGTTCATTTGGGCATCGATGCTCAGACACTGGAGATCCGGGCCATCGAGGTCACCAGCAACGCCATTGGAGATGCGCCCATGCTGCCGCAGTTGCTGGCGCAAATTGAGGTCGATGAGCCCATCGCCAGTGTCAGTGTCAGTGCTGACGGAGCTTATGACACGCGGGCCTGTCTGGACACCATTGCCAGACGAGGTGCACAGGCCGTGATCCCGCCACGCAAGAACGCCAGTTTCTGGAAACGGGCCAGTCCCGGGTCAGCCAGCCGTAACGAAGCCGTACGGGCCTGCAGGCGCCTGGGCTGGCGTATCTGGAAGAGCTGGAGCGGCTACCACCGGCGCAGCCTGGTGGAGACCAAGATGCACTGCTTCAAGCGCTTGGGCGAGCGGGTCATGGCACGAACGTTTGAGCGTCAGGTGGTTGAGCTGCATGTCCGAGTTGCGCTGCTGAACCGGTTCAGCCAGCTTGGACGGCCTGAAACCGTCGCGGTGGCGGCTGTGGCATGA
- a CDS encoding IS5 family transposase, whose product MTPRSALKFDLFAEASRQHKRDEVGDPLQVIARHIDFAELARLVDALIERGGGRRGGRPAYPTEVMVRILVLKRLYNLSDEQMEYQLLDRGSYQRFCLLQDAMNVPDRNTIWRFGERLGVGGATALFQGVDAQLQRHGYIARGGQAIDATLVPAPRQHIGQQERRTLAQGGQPDWSQARRRQKDVEATHTKKHGKSHFGYKLSVSVDLKHGFIRRLATGTASEHDGHHFDEVLDMHNTGRAVHADKAYPSRQRCQMLKVLGFVDAMQRRAQAGRPQSECQKGRNQRIAKKRAKVEHVFAGIRHLGGKFVRTIGQARATVGMTMMAACYNMKRLAWFLHRGVDAFFKPATGKAQVRLQTVKA is encoded by the coding sequence ATCACTCCCCGTAGCGCCCTGAAGTTCGACCTGTTCGCTGAGGCCTCGCGCCAACACAAGAGAGATGAGGTGGGCGATCCGCTGCAGGTGATCGCGCGGCACATCGACTTCGCAGAACTGGCCCGGCTGGTGGATGCCTTGATCGAACGCGGGGGTGGCCGCCGGGGCGGTCGGCCCGCCTACCCCACCGAGGTGATGGTGCGCATCCTGGTGTTGAAGCGGCTGTACAACCTGTCCGATGAGCAGATGGAGTATCAGTTGCTGGACCGGGGGAGCTACCAGCGGTTTTGCCTGTTGCAGGATGCGATGAACGTGCCGGACCGCAACACGATCTGGCGCTTTGGCGAGCGCCTTGGCGTGGGCGGGGCAACGGCCTTGTTCCAGGGGGTGGATGCCCAACTGCAGCGCCACGGCTACATCGCCCGGGGCGGGCAGGCCATTGATGCCACGCTGGTGCCCGCGCCCCGACAGCACATCGGCCAGCAGGAGCGGCGAACGCTGGCACAAGGCGGGCAGCCGGACTGGAGCCAAGCGCGACGCAGGCAAAAGGATGTGGAGGCCACGCACACGAAGAAGCACGGCAAAAGCCACTTCGGCTACAAGCTCAGCGTGAGCGTGGACCTCAAGCACGGCTTCATCCGCCGCCTCGCCACGGGCACGGCCAGCGAGCACGACGGGCACCACTTCGATGAGGTGCTGGACATGCACAACACCGGGCGGGCAGTGCATGCGGACAAAGCCTACCCGAGCCGCCAAAGGTGCCAGATGCTGAAAGTGCTGGGATTCGTGGATGCGATGCAGCGCCGTGCGCAGGCGGGCCGACCACAGAGCGAATGCCAGAAGGGGCGCAACCAGCGCATCGCAAAGAAACGAGCCAAGGTGGAGCACGTGTTCGCCGGTATCCGCCACCTGGGGGGCAAGTTCGTGCGCACCATCGGACAGGCGCGCGCCACGGTGGGGATGACGATGATGGCCGCCTGCTACAACATGAAGCGACTGGCCTGGTTCCTGCATCGGGGCGTGGATGCTTTCTTCAAGCCCGCCACTGGCAAGGCACAAGTGCGCCTGCAAACGGTGAAAGCCTGA
- the imuA gene encoding translesion DNA synthesis-associated protein ImuA gives MPVPAHPSGAFGLDALPRHVAEAVWRGAEVGSSSSRTVSTGFAALDSLLPGGGWPTHTLTELLLPQAALCEWRLLGPSVPSFLDSGGRVYLIAPPKQPHVGGLIQLGLTPDQVVWIHASAPVDRLWITEQLVKSDPAGAVLAWLPQARPEQIRRLQIHAQSCDAPVFLLRPITALNDASPAPLRVAVSLAPGWQLEVRIPKRRGGSLEDALYLEAMPASLAAVIPPRLRVPQAIPVARSHKEASDARALGRVAPDPFARQSIAH, from the coding sequence ATGCCAGTTCCTGCTCATCCATCTGGTGCCTTTGGCTTAGATGCACTCCCCCGGCACGTGGCCGAGGCGGTGTGGCGCGGTGCGGAAGTCGGTAGTTCGTCATCTCGCACAGTTTCTACAGGATTTGCGGCCCTTGACTCCTTGCTTCCTGGCGGTGGCTGGCCTACCCATACCCTGACCGAGTTGCTCCTGCCCCAAGCGGCCCTGTGCGAGTGGCGTCTGCTGGGTCCATCGGTCCCATCGTTCCTCGATTCTGGCGGACGTGTTTACCTGATCGCGCCCCCGAAGCAGCCGCACGTAGGCGGCCTGATCCAACTCGGACTGACGCCGGACCAGGTGGTATGGATTCATGCCAGCGCCCCGGTAGACCGCCTCTGGATCACTGAGCAACTCGTCAAGTCCGACCCTGCCGGTGCCGTATTGGCATGGTTGCCTCAAGCCCGGCCAGAGCAGATCCGGCGCCTGCAGATCCACGCCCAGTCCTGCGACGCCCCGGTGTTTCTGCTTCGCCCCATCACCGCTTTGAATGATGCCTCGCCCGCTCCGCTGCGGGTCGCAGTGTCGCTCGCTCCTGGCTGGCAGCTGGAAGTGCGCATCCCCAAGCGGCGTGGCGGGTCGCTGGAGGACGCCTTGTATCTGGAGGCCATGCCTGCCAGCTTGGCGGCAGTCATCCCGCCGCGATTGAGGGTCCCGCAGGCGATCCCTGTGGCACGCTCCCACAAGGAGGCCTCCGATGCTCGGGCATTGGGCCGCGTTGCTCCCGATCCCTTTGCCCGCCAGTCCATCGCCCATTGA
- the tnpA gene encoding IS66-like element accessory protein TnpA: MNDQDTPSKRRRREHSPMFKRELVARSLVPGASVAAVALQAGINSNLLFAWRRMHLSTQEQPQTPAPPQPSPMLLPVTIEAAPVAPCPSPTAAAPRQPGGTIEIDVGGARVRLRGAVDEASVRHVLQTLKALA; encoded by the coding sequence ATGAACGATCAAGACACCCCGAGCAAGCGCCGTCGGCGCGAGCACAGCCCGATGTTCAAGCGCGAGCTGGTCGCACGAAGCCTGGTGCCCGGCGCGTCAGTGGCCGCCGTCGCGCTGCAGGCCGGCATCAACTCGAACCTGCTGTTCGCATGGCGCCGGATGCACCTGAGCACGCAAGAGCAGCCCCAGACGCCAGCGCCGCCGCAGCCCTCGCCGATGTTGCTGCCCGTCACCATCGAAGCTGCTCCGGTTGCGCCATGCCCTTCACCCACGGCGGCGGCGCCTCGTCAGCCTGGCGGGACCATCGAGATCGATGTCGGCGGGGCGAGGGTGCGATTGCGCGGTGCAGTCGACGAAGCCAGCGTGCGCCATGTCCTGCAGACGCTCAAGGCGCTGGCGTGA